Proteins from a genomic interval of Cucumis melo cultivar AY chromosome 7, USDA_Cmelo_AY_1.0, whole genome shotgun sequence:
- the LOC127150368 gene encoding uncharacterized protein LOC127150368, producing MLKQLHINISFLDVLEQMSSYVKFLKDILTKKKRMNDFETVALTRVTSDIFKNGVRKKIRNPGSFMVPCFIGGIDLGHALYDLGAIIKLMSLSIFKKLEIEKVQPTHMRLRFHNRSMAKPLDKIKDLLIKVDKF from the coding sequence ATGCTGAAGCAGCTTCACATCAATATCTCATTTCTTGATGTGTTAGAGCAAATGTCTTCATACGTGAAGTTCTTGAAAGATATCTTGACGAAGAAGAAAAGGATGAATGATTTTGAAACAGTTGCTCTAACACGAGTAACTAGCGACATCTTCAAGAATGGGGTACGAAAGAAGATAAGAAACCCCGGAAGCTTCATGGTACCATGCTTTATAGGCGGGATAGATCTTGGTCATGCACTATACGACCTGGGAGCAATCATCAAATTGATGTCACTTTCTATCTTTAAGAAATTAGAGATAGAGAAGGTTCAACCTACACACATGAGGCTCCGATTCCACAACAGATCCATGGCGAAGCCTTTAGACAAGATTAAAGATCTTTTGATTAAGGTGGACAAGTTCTAA